The DNA window CACGGGCACCGCCACCACCACCAGCACATTCTCCAGCGCCCAATCCTCCCGATACCAGGGATCGATGGCGAGAGCGATCCAAACCGCTGCGAAGAGGGCGGCGAGGATCCAAGGGTAGCGCTGGGACGTGGGCATGGCTCGGTCTCCAGAAAGCCCCCTGGAAGGCTGTCGCGGCCGCGCTGGTCTGCTCGCCGGGGCCGGCGATCGATGCCCTAGAGGGTCTTTACCGGCAGTATACTGACCTTAGGATCCCGGTGGCCGCCGCGAGCCTTCGCCCCGGCACCGCCCCAGCTGCCAACAATCTTAGATTGCCAACGAGCGCACGAACCAAACGACGAGGAACTGTCCCGTGGGAAGAATCTTTCGCTACCTGCTGATCGCTCTCGTGGTGCTCTTTCTGGGCCTTCAGGTGGTCCCGGTGGAACGCACCAACCCACCGGTGGAGGGAGAGATCCCGGCGCCGCCGGAGGTCCGGGAAATCCTCCGCCGCGCCTGCTACGACTGCCACTCCAACGAGACCGTCTGGCCCTGGTACTCCTACGTCGCCCCGGTCTCATTCCTGGTCGCCCGGGACGTGAAGGAGGGCCGCGAAGAGCTCAACTTCTCCACCTGGTCCCGCCTCTCCGCCAAGCGGCAGAACCACATCCTGGAAGAGGTCTGGGAAGAGGTCGAGGAAGGCGAGATGCCCCTCCCCATCTACCTCCCCACCCACCCCGAAGCCCGCTTGACCCCCCAAGACCGCGCCACCCTCCGCAACTGGACCCGTGCCGCCCGCGGTGGGCGGGATCGGGACTGAAGATCTCGTACCCGGGGGCTTGCGCCTCGGGCTAGATGCCTCCGCCCCTCCGGGGCTTGGGAATTGTTCGGATCTCGCACTG is part of the Acidobacteriota bacterium genome and encodes:
- a CDS encoding heme-binding domain-containing protein, which produces MGRIFRYLLIALVVLFLGLQVVPVERTNPPVEGEIPAPPEVREILRRACYDCHSNETVWPWYSYVAPVSFLVARDVKEGREELNFSTWSRLSAKRQNHILEEVWEEVEEGEMPLPIYLPTHPEARLTPQDRATLRNWTRAARGGRDRD